CACTAATCTCAGGTTTGCTTCTGCTAATCGGCGTTTTGCCTCTTTATCTCCTGCTTCAATGCGCTTTGCAAGCATTATTTCTTCTTCAGCCGAAAGAAGTGGAACTTTTCCTATTTCTTTTAAATACATCCTTACCGGGTCATCGATGGCCACTCCCTCTGGAGCGGAAAGATCTATTTCTTCCGGAGGAACCTCTTCAAGTTCAAGATCTTCTTCTGTAGAAGCTTCTTCGCTATCGTCTATAATTTCAATCCCCATTTCTTCCAGGGATTCATATATTTTATCAATTTGATCAGCATCAAGATCCTCCAAATCTTCTAAGGCATTCATAATTTCTCCGTAAGAAAGTGACCCATTTTTCTTGCCCTTTTCTATTAGGTCCTTTACAATTTTCATTTTATCCTGCATTTTGTCCTGCGTTGCTTTTTTGCTGTTTTTCTTTTCCATCTGTTCTTTTTCTGCCATTATGCCCCCTCCTTCCCCGGATTAGTGTAAGTCTTTAATCCATTCATTTCAGTCTTAAGTTGTTGATAGGTATTCAAAAGACTGTTGATCTCCTCTCTTTGACCTAGCATTTCAGCTTCCTTTATCTCTCGTCTCACTTGAGATATGGCTTTCTTAAGATATCCTTGTTTTATCTTGACAACAAGAGAATTTATAATTTCTTTGTCGTCTGAAATTAGATTTTCAAGAAGTATCGCTGAAAGTTCTGCGCCTTCTTCTTCATCTAAATAATTAAAAATGTCAGAGGCATTTACCTCTTGATTTTTATTGACCATTTCAAATATAATTTCAGCAATTTTTTTTGTGTTTTTATTTGTAAAAAATCGAGGTTCAATTTTTTCTCCCAAGTTTTTCCACATACGGTTATCACTTTCAAGCATAAATTTTAGCAGCTTACGCTCAGCCTTATGAACTCCGCTGATTGCGGGCGCTTTAGATAAGACAAAATTATTCGAACCGGTTAAACTTTCTCTAGAACCGGCTCGCGGCATTGCTTGAGCTGATTTTTTTCTTTTTTCCTTTGCTTCCTTTATTATAGAACCGGCAGAAATGCCAATTTCTGAAGCTAGTTTCTTAGCATATATCTCTAGTTCCGGTTCGCTGTCCACAGCACTGAGGATCTCTATAGCTTGCTCAATAAATTTTAATTTCTCCTCCGAATTATTTATATTAATACCTTTTTTTGCTAAAGTCAATTTATAATTTATTAGATCTTCTGCATTATTTAGAAGACCTCGGAAATAATCCGGACCGTATATGCTTACTATTTCGTCAGGGTCTTTGCCTTCAGGCAAAGCTAGAACCTTTACGTAAAGTCCTTCTTGAGCCAATACTTCCATTCCTCTTACAGTAGCAGCTTCTCCGGCTGCATCTCCATCATATGAGAGAATAACACTATTTGTATATTTTTTAAGCAGCTTTGCCTGGTTTTTTGTAAGGGCAGTGCCCAAAGAAGCTACGGTATTTTCAAAGCCGTGTTGGTGCAGCATTATGCAGTCCATATAACCTTCGACTATAATAACGTCTAAAGACGGATCTTTTTTTATTTTTGAAAGAGCGTACAAATTATCGCCTTTTGAAAACAGCGGCGTTTCAGGAGAATTTAAATATTTCGGAAGGGATTCATCAAGGGCGCGCCCTCCAAACCCTATTATGTTTCTTGTAATATCCTCTATAGGAAAAATTATCCTGTTCCTAAACCTGTCATAAAAACCTTTTTTATCCTTTCGCGGTATGGCAAGACCTATTTTCTCCAAGGCTTCAGCGCTTATACCTTTACTTTTGTAAAATTTGATAAGCGAATCCCAGGATTTTGGAGCATAACCAATGCAAAACTTTTCTATTGTCTCGTCTCTTATACCGCGTTTTTTCAAATAATTTATCGCGTTTTTACCTTCGCTTGTATGAAGTAAGCAGTAGTTATAGTATTTTGCCGCTAACCTATTTATTGAAAAATATTCACGTTTTGTTCGAAATTCCTCGGAAAACTCCTGATTCATATCATGCGGAAGTCTTACATTAAATTTATCTGCAAGATACCTGACGGCCTCAGGAAAGCTAAGATTTTCTTTTTTCATTACAAAGTTAAAAACATTTCCACCTGCGCCGCACCCAAAGCAATAAAACAGCTGCTTCTCTCCATTTACACTAAATGAAGGAGTTTTTTCATCGTGAAAAGGGCATAGACCCTTGTAATTCTCACCCTGCTTTTTGAGAGAAACATATTCTGAAACAACAACCACTATATCAGCTGCGTTTTGCACTTCTTTGATAATATCTTCAGGATAAAACCCCATTTTCTTCACCAAACCTCAAAAACTTCCTCAATCATTAATAAAGTAGTTCTTTTTTGGTTTATTGATTTATCTCTCCTCTTTTCAAATTTACATAAAACATTATTCTACGTTAATACCCATTATTCCTTCTTTTATTTTTACAAATCTACGAGCAAAATTTTTTATATTTCCAAGGGCCATGATGATGGAACAAAAAACTCTTTGAACTTGCTTATTGCAAAAATATCCGTCATTCCTGCTATATAATCAGCCACCGCTCTTTGAATTCCTGACTCCTGGGATATTTTTACAAATTCTAAAGGCATAAGATCCGGGTTATTAATATAATGTTCGAATAAGAGTTTGATCATTTCTCTGACTTTGTTTTCCTGGGTCTTTGCAGATGAACCTATATAAACCTTTTCAAAGAGGAATGTTCTCAGTTCCCAAGTTGCATTAAAAACATTATCACTCATTTTTACTTCGGCTTTTTCATAGCTTGTCTCGATAACATCCTTAATCATTGTATCAATACGCTCTCCGTGCTTTTTGCCTAAAATGGCAACTGATTTTCGCGGCAGGTCCTCTTCTTTAAGTATTCCTGCTCTTTCAGCATCATCAATATCATGATTTATATATGCAATCCAATCAGATAGCCTTACCACATATCCTTCTAATGTTGCAGGTTTTCCCCTTGTGGTATGGTTTCTAATCCCATCTCGCACTTCCCATGTAAGATTAAGCCCTGTGCCTTTTTCCAAAAAATCTACGACTCTAAGGCTTTGCTCTTCATGTCTGAAGCCCTCGTCTAAAAGCTCATTTAGCACTTGTTCGCCCGTATGCCCAAAAGGTGTGTGTCCTAGATCGTGCCCTAATGCAATAGCTTCTGTTAGGTCTTCGTTTAATCTTAAACTTCGAGATATCGTCCGTGCTATCTGAGATACTTCTAGTGTATGAGTGATACGAGTTCTGTAATGGTCGCCTTCAGGCGAAATAAATACCTGGGTTTTGTGTTTTAATCGTCGGAAAGCTTTTGAGTGAATTATTCTGTCTCGGTCTCTTTGAAAATCTGTTCTTATACTACATTTTTCCTCCTCTCTGCATCTACCTTTCGTATTACAGCTCAGAGAGGCATAAGGGGAAAGATAATTTCTTTCAAAGTCCTCCTGTCTTTCGCGAAAATTCACAGGACACCACTCCTTAAAGATTTCCGAATCAGCTTTTGGTCATTCTCGTATATATGATATTCGATATCAAGATCCCTTTTTCCTCTAATTTATTAAAAAATAGATAAAGCAAGAGTGCAACACAATGTAATTGGCACTCTTGCTTTTTTGTTTTTATATTTACGAATATAAGCTTTTTAACCTATCTTAATTATTATCCTCTCTGGGATTTGTAAGCTGAGCTTGAGCCGCAGCAAGTCGTGCTATAGGTACTCTAAAGGGCGAACAACTTACAAAATCAAGCCCTATCATATGACAAAACTCTACCGAACTGGGTTCGCCGCCGTGCTCACCGCAAATACCTATCAGAAGATCAGGTTTTACACTGCGGCCTTTTTCTACTGCCATCTTCATTAATAAGCCGACTCCATCTCTATCTAAAACAATAAACGGTGAATCGCTTAGTATCTTGTTTTCAATATAATGTGGAAGTATTTTGCCCTCAGCATCATCTCGGCTAAAGCCGAATGTTGTCTGTGTCAAATCATTTGTTCCAAAAGAGAAGAAATCTGCATAATTTGCAATTTTATCAGCAGTAAGGCAAGCTCTCGGCAGCTCAATCATTGTACCTATTAGGTAGTGTACTTTAATTCCTTCTTCTTCAAACACATCTTCTGCTGTTTTTTCTACGGCTTCTCTTAGAATTCTAAGTTCGGCCTCATGTCCTACCAATGGTATTTCGATCTCAGGAAGAACTTTTACGCCTTTCTTTGCAAGATTGCATGCTGCTGTAAGTATCGCTCTAACTTGCATAGTATATATTTCAGGATATAAGAGGCCAAGCCTGCATCCTCTAAGTCCCAACATTGGATTCATTTCGCTTAGCGCACGAACTTTCTTTAATATTTCTTGTTTTTCTTCTAATTCTTTGGATGGGCCTTTCGCCTTAAGTTCCATTATTTCAACTATGAGTTCTTCCTCATTAGGCAAAAATTCATGAAGCGGGGGGTCCAATAATCTTACGGTAACAGGCAGACCTTCCATTGCTTGGAATATGCCTTCAAAATCTTTTTGCTGCATTGGAAGAATCTTACTCAGTGCTTCTTCCCTTTCTTCTTTGGTCTCCGCCATAATCATCTGCTGAACTACCGGCAGCCGATCCTGAGCCATAAACATATGCTCTGTCCTGCAAAGGCCTATTCCCTCTGCGCCAAATTCCAATGCCTTTTGAGCATCAGATGGTGTATCAGCATTTGCTCTAACTTTTAGTTTGCGTATTTCATCGGCCCAAGCAAGAATTTGATTAAATTCTTCAGAAAGCTCAGGATCAATTAACGGAACTTGGCCAAGCATAACCTCTCCTGTTGAACCATCAATAGAAATTATATCACCTTTTTTAACTGTAATCTGCCCGACTTTAAACTCTTGTTTTTCATAGTCGATTCGAATACTTTCACAACCTGATACACATGGTTTGCCCATTCCTCTTGCCACAACAGCAGCATGGCTTGTCATGCCTCCACGGCTTGTAAGTACGCCTTGAGCCGCTACAATACCATGAATATCGTCAGGAGTAGTTTCCGTTCTGACAAGGATTATTTTTTCGCCGTTGTTTCCAAGAGCTTCTGCCTCATCCGGATCAAAAACCACACGGCCGCAGGCTGCACCTGGTGAAGCCGGCAATCCTTTGGCTATTGGCTGCACTTTTGCATTTGGGTCTATTCTGCGGTGTAGTAGGGTCTCTACTTGGCCCGCCGGCACCCTAAGAATTGCTTCCTCTTTAGTTATGAGGCCTTCCTTTACCATATCAACTGCCACTTTAACGGCTGCTTGTGCTGTGCGTTTGCCGCTGCGGGTCTGCAGCATGTATAGTTTGCCGTTTTCAATGGTAAATTCTATATCCTGCATATCCCGATAATGTTTTTCAAGTAAGTTGCAAACATTTATAAACTGCTCATAAACCTCAGGCATTACTTCTTTAAGCTGTTTTATATCTTGAGGTGTCCTGATACCTGCAACTACGTCTTCGCCCTGAGCATTCATTAAAAATTCGCCATAAACTTCTTTTTCGCCGGTAGAGGGATTCCTTGTAAATGCAACACCGGTTCCTGAATCATTGCCCTTATTCCCGAATACCATTGCCTGAACATTCACAGCAGTTCCTAAATCATCAGGTATCTTATTAATCCTGCGGTAGACTTTTGCCCTCTGATTGTTCCAAGATTTAAACACCGCTTCTACTGCCATTAGAAGCTGTTCTTTTGGATCTTGGGGAAAATCTCGCCCAGTCTCTTCTCTTATCAATTTTTTGTAGCCCTCTATAACTTCCTTCCAGTCTTCAGCATCTAGTTCTGTATCATATGTAGCATTCTTTTTCTTTTTGACCTCACTTATTATTTCTTCAAACTTTTCATGAGGAACTTCCATAACTACATTTCCAAACATCTGAATAAATCTTCTGTAGCTGTCATAGGCAAAGCGCTCGTTGCCGGTTTTCTCTGCAAGCCCTTTTACGCTCTCATCATTTAGGCCTAAGTTAAGTATCGTGTCCATCATACCGGGCATAGATATAGCAGCGCCTGATCTTACGGACACAAGGAGAGGATCTTTAGGATCTCCAAGCTTTTTGCCCATTTCTTTTTCTAGCTCTTCCAATGCTTGAAAAATCTGGGATAAAATATCCTCCGATATTTTTTCACCTTCCTCATAATAGTTCAAGCAAGCTTCCGTGGTAATTGTAAAGCCCATAGGTACAGGCAAACCTATTTTTGTCATTTCTGCCAGATTTGCGCCTTTTCCTCCAAGTAGCTTGCGCATTTGAGCATTGCCTTCGCGAAAATTGTAAACATATTTTTTTGCCATCTTTACATTTCCCCTTTCTGTATTATTTCCAATATATTACTTGCTATCTCTTCTACTGCTTTATTCGAAACATCAATTTGTGGACATCCGATTTTTTTCATAATGTTTTCAGCATACTCAAGTTCTTCTTTTATTCTGTCAAGTTGCGCATAGCTTGCTTTTTCGTCAAGTCCCATAGCCTTTAGTCTTTCACGTCTTATTTCATATAATTTTTCCGCAGTTATAGTAAGACCTACAATTTTATTGGGCGCTAGAGTGAACAATTCATCCGGAGGCGCCACTTCAGGTACGAGCCTTAAATTAGCCACTTTAAGTCTTTTATGAGCAAGGAACATTGCTAAGGGAGTCTTGGAAGTCCTGGAAACACCGATAAGCACTACATCGGCACGGGAAAGGCCTCTCGGGTCTTTACCGTCATCATACTGCACGGCAAATTCTATTGCCTCTACCTTTTTAAAGTAATCTTCATCTGTTCGATGAACTAAGCCAGGCTGCAGATGAGGTTTCACATCAATTATTTTTGAGAAGGCTTCCATCATGGGTCCCATTAAATCCACAATTGGAATGTTGTTTTCGTTTGCAAGATTTATAAGAAGCTGCCTTACCTCAGGCAGGACGATAGTGCAAACAATTATACAGTTGTCCGTATGTTTTGCCTCTTCAATTATGTCTGTCACATATTCACTATCCGTTACATAAGGGATTTTACGGATTTCTACTTTTCCGGAGTTAAATTGAACCATTGTTGCACGGGTTACAATTTCTGCTGTTTCTCCAATAGAATCTGAAACAACAAAAACCACCGGCTGGTTTTTATCTTCTTTTATAATTATCCCTCCCTTCAGTTCTTTCCAAGCTCAACAAAAAGTTTAGTAATAGTTGTTTTAGTCACTTTGCCAACTATTTTATACTTTTCTTGACCGTTTTCTATTACAGCTTTAACCACCGGTAGTGCATCGACTTGATGATCTACAATTTTTCTTGCGGCTTCATATGCGCTTTCCTCGGGAGTTACAGTTACTATATTGGGCATCCTAGTCATAACAACACCTATAGGTATTTGATGCGTATTAGTATTCCCTATGGCTGTTTTAAGCAAGTCCTTTCGGGAAACTATCCCCTGCAGATTCCCCTCATCGTCTGAAACAAATAAGGTGCCCACATCTGTCAAGAATAAGGTAACTATTGCATCATATACAGAAGTGCTTTCTTTTACGATTACCGGAGTTGCTTTGATTTCGTCTACTTTAATATCAGTTATTTTCTCTGATATTAAAGTATCTACGGCTTTACCGGTAAAGAAATAGCCTACTCTAGGTCTTGCCTCCAGCACACCAAGCATAGTCAAAACTGCAAGATCCGGTCGCAGTGCCGATCGGGTCAAATTAAGTTTTTCCGCAATTTGTTCGCTTGTAATTGGCTCATTTTTTTTTACTATATCCACTATCAAAGCCTGTCTTGGTGATAATTTTATGAGTTTTCACTCCCTTCAAAAACGCACAGGCTGCAAATGCCAACTAATATTATACTACAAAACTTTCAAAAATCCTCTTTTTTACAGAAAGAATTATTTTAGGCATTATGAGTGAAAGCTTTGGACGTCTTTTATAAATTGGGTTGTTTTAAGTTTTTTATCAATATGATATTCTATAAAAAGCTCTAATATCTCCTGTAGCTGCTGTTTAGTATATTCTTTAATTTCAATGTCTTCCAGTTCTTCATAGGTCTTTGTCAGCATCTTTCTCATTACATTTAAGGTATCTGTAGTAATGTTTACCGCTTTTTTATCTTTTTCGATACAATCTCTGCAGAGAATACCTCCCATTGAAGGGCTAAAATAAATTATATTAAAATTTTTTTTGCCGCAGTTCACGCACCTAAAAAGTTCCGGTGTAAAACCATTAAGTGCTAAAAGCTTTATTTCATAAATCCTGCTTAGTACCTCCGGATTTTCTGATTCCTGCAATAGATACATTGTTTTTAAAAAGAAATCAAAAAGCTGTTTATTTTTATCTTCTAAGGGCGTCGATGCTCTCAGAAGCTCTGCAAAATACAATCCATATGCTACAGCCTCTAGGCTCTGGCGTATTCTAAAAAAAGATTCCTTGATTTCGCATTGGCTTACAGAATCCAGACTTTTGTTCTCTAAAATCAAAAAATTGCTGTAGCAAAAAAGCTGAGTACCGGCTAAAATGGGACTGCGAGGCCGTCTAACTCCTCTTGCCACAACATGGATTTTGCCCTTGTCAGGCGAAAAAAGCGTAAGCACTTTATCTGCTTCGCCTAAATTTCTGTGGCCTAAGACTACGGCATCAGTTCTATAAAGAGCCATTTAAAGTTTACTCCTTCATTAATACAATCAGTATTTTACATATTTAAAAACATAATTATTTTTTTAAAGAAAACTATGTATCCGACTATTACTGCATTTACTGCAGATATGAGCACAGCGCCGGCCGCTACATTTTTAGCAGCTTTAGCTAGCGGATGATATTCTGTGGTATACATATCAACAACTGTCTCAATTGCTGTATTAATCATTTCTGCAACTAATACCATTGTAACCGTCAAGGAAATCGCTAAGATTTCAGATATGCTAAGTTTGAGTAAAAAACTTAGCAATACGACTATTATTGCAGCAAAAAAATGAATTTTTATATTGCGTTGAGTTTTAAATGCGTAAACCACCCCTGCTAAAGCGCATAAAAAACTTTCTCCCAGGCTTCGGGTTTTTTTCATCTTAGCCAACCTCTTTTGTTATCTTGTTAAACCTATGGATTCTAAAATCTTCTCTTCTTTATTTCTCATAACTGCTCTTTCGCTTTCAGTCTCATGGTCATAACCCAAAAGATGTAATATGCCGTGAGTTACTAAAAATCCGATCTCCCGTTCTATCGAATGACCATATTCCTCAGCTTGACTCCTAGCCCTTTCCAATGAAATGACCACATCTCCCAATAACTCTTCTTCTTCACATTCAAAGCTGATATCCGATTCATCCACGCTTTCCCGCATAGCAAAAGAAAGTACATCTGTCGGCGCATCGATTGATCTGTAGTTTTTATTAAGATTTTGAATATATTCATCATCTACAAGCACAATACTGACTTCCACATCACCTGACACGTTTTCAGCTAGTAGTGCAGCATTAATCACCTTCGCTATAAGATCTTCCAGTTCTTTTGAAACCTCAATTTTGTTTTGCATATTGTTTATTATTACATCTGCCATCATTCCAAGTCCTTTCCTTGTAATTCCCTCAGTTTTTCGGGATATTCGATACGCGTATGAAAAATTCCCGTAAGCACTTTAGAAAAAGCGATTGCTATTTTATCAAGGTCTTTTAAGGTTAAATCGCACTCATCTAATTGTCCGTCGGAAAGTTTATCTTTGATTATCTGGCGAATCAATCCCTCGATCTTGCCGGGAGTAGGATTTGGCATAGACCTAACTGCAGCTTCAACGCAGTCTGCCAGCATTACTATTGCAACTTCTTTTTTCTGAGGCCTAGGGCCTTCATAACGATATATTTCCTTATCTACTTTTTTATCTTTATTGTCACCGTTTTCTTCTAAAGCCTTATTGTAAAAAAATGATAGTAAGGTAGTCCCATGATGCTGCTGAATGAAATCCTTAATACAGGATGGAAGATGGTATTTATCCGCCGATTCAATCCCATCTTTTACATGCGATGTAATAATTAACGCACTAAGAGCAGGGGTTAATTTATCATGAGGATTATCCGACATAAATTGGTTTTCTATAAAAAAATATGGGCGTTTTAATTTACCAATATCGTGATAATCTGCCCCCACCCGGGCAAGTAAGGCATCTGCACCAACGGCTTCGGCGCCTGCCTCTGCCAAGTTGCCGACTATTACGGAATGATGGTAGGTGCCCGGTGCATCCAGCATTAATTTTCTAAGCAGTGGCTGGTTCGGATTTGAAAGTTCTAGCAGTTTTATGGCGCTTGTAATTCCAAAGGCAGTTTCTAAAAAAGGAAGCATGCCAATTGCAAGTATGGAAGATAAAATCCCATTGACGAGTCCCCAGGCACTTTGCCTTGCTACTTCCAAAAACGTGCTGCTATTATTCAAAAGCAGAAGGCCCGTTATACTAAAAACATTTATTGTGCTAATTATCACTCCAGCCTTTGTAAGATCAGATCTTAGCGACACTTTTGTTGAGCAAAAAACTCCTGCAAGCGCCCCTGCAAGCGCAACTAATATAAATGAAAAGTCATTTTCAAACATTATCCCACATACCGCACTCATGGCAAAACTTGAAAGTATCGCTATATTGGGATTGATGAGAATAGATATAAGCATGCTGCCCGCTGCCAAAGGCACCAGATATTTTGAAATAGGTTTTATCCCTACTGAAATAACCAGAGTAGCGAGTATTATCGTCACAAATAGAGCTAAATATACATTGTTGGCGTATACATTTTTATGAAAAGTATATATGGAGTAGCCTAACATACCTGTAAGGAGAGCCGATATTATGCAAGCTCCGGCAATCAAGCCTAAATCTGCCCACGGCTCTCCCACAAGTAATCCTAATTCCTTTAGCATTTCTTTATGCTCTTTTGTTATAACTGTTCCTTTTTCAATTAGTACCTGATTTGCAACAACTTTTACTGGGGCTACGGCTTCCATGGCCTCCCGCTGCTGTTCCTCGGTTGCTTCTCTGTCATATATCATATTAGGCTTAATCGTAAATAAGGCAATTTCTTCGCCTATATTTTTATATTCTGCAGGCAGTTTTAGGTCTTTAAACTCATCTATTACATATTTTTTTGTCCTTTCTAATGAATCTTCTTTAACGCCTTCCTCCATAACTTCTTCAATTACGGCCTTTACTATTGTCTCAAGTTCTTTTAGAGATGTGTCGCTTATCGCAACAAGTTTGTTGTATGATTCATCGGATATCTCGGTTGAGATTTCTTCTCTTAATGACTTAATTTTTTCTTCATCAGTCAGGAAATCTTTGTTTCTAATTTCTTTAATGTAATTGAATATATTATCAGTTTGGTTTTTTACTTCAGCAGTAACGGTTTGATTTAAGGTATATTTTTTGGGGACAGCATCGGCTGCGGCCTGTCGAAGTTTAGTTGTTTCAATTGAATTTATTGTATCCTTCTTTGCTATAATATTTTCTTGGAGAACCTCGCCAATTCTTACATCGTATTTTGGAGGAATTGCAGAAAAAAATATCATTGCTGTCAGTGCTATAAAGAAAAAAAGCCCCAGCGCCACCTTCTGGAACATTGAACTAGTAAGGACTGATTCTATAAATCTCTTGGGAAAAGCAAGCTTTGCCACGGTTATATATCACTCCACGTTCTTTTTAAGGCGCTTTTCGTCAAACCTTTCATAAGCCTTAATTATTCGCTGAACAACTTCGTGTCTTACTACATCTTTATCATCAAGGTATACAAACTGTATTCCTTTTATATCTTTTAATATCTCTCTCACTTCTTCAAGGCCTGAATAAACCCCTTTAGGCAAGTCAACTTGCGTTAAGTCACCGGTAACCACTGCTTTTGACCCAAAGCCAAGGCGCGTCAAAAACATCTTCATTTGCTCCGATGTAGTGTTCTGGGCTTCGTCAAGTATAACAAAGGAATCATCTAAAGTTCGTCCGCGCATGTAGGCAAGGGGAGCCACTTCAATCAATCCCTTTTCCATGTAACGGCGGAAAGCTTCTACCCCTAAAATATCATATAAAGCATCATACAGCGGCCTTAAATACGGGTCAACTTTATCTTGAAGGTCTCCCGGCAAAAATCCGAGTTTCTCGCCAGCTTCAACAGCAGGTCTTGTCAAGATAATTCTGTTGACTTCTTTCTCTTTAAATGCTGTAACTGCCATCGCCATAGCAAGATAGGTTTTACCGGTTCCAGCGGGGCCTATTCCAAAAACTATATCGTTTTTCTTCATTGCAAGTGTGTAAAGCTTTTGGCCAATTGTCTTTGGCTTTATCGGTTTTCCACGGTGGGTATAGCATACCACGTCATCATATAATTCGTTTATCTTTTCTCCCTCTCCATTCTTTGCAAGTCTTAC
This portion of the Tepidanaerobacter syntrophicus genome encodes:
- the dnaG gene encoding DNA primase, with protein sequence MKKMGFYPEDIIKEVQNAADIVVVVSEYVSLKKQGENYKGLCPFHDEKTPSFSVNGEKQLFYCFGCGAGGNVFNFVMKKENLSFPEAVRYLADKFNVRLPHDMNQEFSEEFRTKREYFSINRLAAKYYNYCLLHTSEGKNAINYLKKRGIRDETIEKFCIGYAPKSWDSLIKFYKSKGISAEALEKIGLAIPRKDKKGFYDRFRNRIIFPIEDITRNIIGFGGRALDESLPKYLNSPETPLFSKGDNLYALSKIKKDPSLDVIIVEGYMDCIMLHQHGFENTVASLGTALTKNQAKLLKKYTNSVILSYDGDAAGEAATVRGMEVLAQEGLYVKVLALPEGKDPDEIVSIYGPDYFRGLLNNAEDLINYKLTLAKKGININNSEEKLKFIEQAIEILSAVDSEPELEIYAKKLASEIGISAGSIIKEAKEKRKKSAQAMPRAGSRESLTGSNNFVLSKAPAISGVHKAERKLLKFMLESDNRMWKNLGEKIEPRFFTNKNTKKIAEIIFEMVNKNQEVNASDIFNYLDEEEGAELSAILLENLISDDKEIINSLVVKIKQGYLKKAISQVRREIKEAEMLGQREEINSLLNTYQQLKTEMNGLKTYTNPGKEGA
- a CDS encoding deoxyguanosinetriphosphate triphosphohydrolase → MNFRERQEDFERNYLSPYASLSCNTKGRCREEEKCSIRTDFQRDRDRIIHSKAFRRLKHKTQVFISPEGDHYRTRITHTLEVSQIARTISRSLRLNEDLTEAIALGHDLGHTPFGHTGEQVLNELLDEGFRHEEQSLRVVDFLEKGTGLNLTWEVRDGIRNHTTRGKPATLEGYVVRLSDWIAYINHDIDDAERAGILKEEDLPRKSVAILGKKHGERIDTMIKDVIETSYEKAEVKMSDNVFNATWELRTFLFEKVYIGSSAKTQENKVREMIKLLFEHYINNPDLMPLEFVKISQESGIQRAVADYIAGMTDIFAISKFKEFFVPSSWPLEI
- the ppdK gene encoding pyruvate, phosphate dikinase; protein product: MAKKYVYNFREGNAQMRKLLGGKGANLAEMTKIGLPVPMGFTITTEACLNYYEEGEKISEDILSQIFQALEELEKEMGKKLGDPKDPLLVSVRSGAAISMPGMMDTILNLGLNDESVKGLAEKTGNERFAYDSYRRFIQMFGNVVMEVPHEKFEEIISEVKKKKNATYDTELDAEDWKEVIEGYKKLIREETGRDFPQDPKEQLLMAVEAVFKSWNNQRAKVYRRINKIPDDLGTAVNVQAMVFGNKGNDSGTGVAFTRNPSTGEKEVYGEFLMNAQGEDVVAGIRTPQDIKQLKEVMPEVYEQFINVCNLLEKHYRDMQDIEFTIENGKLYMLQTRSGKRTAQAAVKVAVDMVKEGLITKEEAILRVPAGQVETLLHRRIDPNAKVQPIAKGLPASPGAACGRVVFDPDEAEALGNNGEKIILVRTETTPDDIHGIVAAQGVLTSRGGMTSHAAVVARGMGKPCVSGCESIRIDYEKQEFKVGQITVKKGDIISIDGSTGEVMLGQVPLIDPELSEEFNQILAWADEIRKLKVRANADTPSDAQKALEFGAEGIGLCRTEHMFMAQDRLPVVQQMIMAETKEEREEALSKILPMQQKDFEGIFQAMEGLPVTVRLLDPPLHEFLPNEEELIVEIMELKAKGPSKELEEKQEILKKVRALSEMNPMLGLRGCRLGLLYPEIYTMQVRAILTAACNLAKKGVKVLPEIEIPLVGHEAELRILREAVEKTAEDVFEEEGIKVHYLIGTMIELPRACLTADKIANYADFFSFGTNDLTQTTFGFSRDDAEGKILPHYIENKILSDSPFIVLDRDGVGLLMKMAVEKGRSVKPDLLIGICGEHGGEPSSVEFCHMIGLDFVSCSPFRVPIARLAAAQAQLTNPREDNN
- a CDS encoding pyruvate, water dikinase regulatory protein, giving the protein MVFVVSDSIGETAEIVTRATMVQFNSGKVEIRKIPYVTDSEYVTDIIEEAKHTDNCIIVCTIVLPEVRQLLINLANENNIPIVDLMGPMMEAFSKIIDVKPHLQPGLVHRTDEDYFKKVEAIEFAVQYDDGKDPRGLSRADVVLIGVSRTSKTPLAMFLAHKRLKVANLRLVPEVAPPDELFTLAPNKIVGLTITAEKLYEIRRERLKAMGLDEKASYAQLDRIKEELEYAENIMKKIGCPQIDVSNKAVEEIASNILEIIQKGEM
- a CDS encoding helix-turn-helix transcriptional regulator; this encodes MKLSPRQALIVDIVKKNEPITSEQIAEKLNLTRSALRPDLAVLTMLGVLEARPRVGYFFTGKAVDTLISEKITDIKVDEIKATPVIVKESTSVYDAIVTLFLTDVGTLFVSDDEGNLQGIVSRKDLLKTAIGNTNTHQIPIGVVMTRMPNIVTVTPEESAYEAARKIVDHQVDALPVVKAVIENGQEKYKIVGKVTKTTITKLFVELGKN
- the recO gene encoding DNA repair protein RecO, producing the protein MALYRTDAVVLGHRNLGEADKVLTLFSPDKGKIHVVARGVRRPRSPILAGTQLFCYSNFLILENKSLDSVSQCEIKESFFRIRQSLEAVAYGLYFAELLRASTPLEDKNKQLFDFFLKTMYLLQESENPEVLSRIYEIKLLALNGFTPELFRCVNCGKKNFNIIYFSPSMGGILCRDCIEKDKKAVNITTDTLNVMRKMLTKTYEELEDIEIKEYTKQQLQEILELFIEYHIDKKLKTTQFIKDVQSFHS
- a CDS encoding diacylglycerol kinase family protein; translated protein: MKKTRSLGESFLCALAGVVYAFKTQRNIKIHFFAAIIVVLLSFLLKLSISEILAISLTVTMVLVAEMINTAIETVVDMYTTEYHPLAKAAKNVAAGAVLISAVNAVIVGYIVFFKKIIMFLNM
- the ybeY gene encoding rRNA maturation RNase YbeY yields the protein MMADVIINNMQNKIEVSKELEDLIAKVINAALLAENVSGDVEVSIVLVDDEYIQNLNKNYRSIDAPTDVLSFAMRESVDESDISFECEEEELLGDVVISLERARSQAEEYGHSIEREIGFLVTHGILHLLGYDHETESERAVMRNKEEKILESIGLTR